The following are encoded together in the Citrobacter arsenatis genome:
- a CDS encoding acyclic terpene utilization AtuA family protein: MARTFKILSPTAILGYGFPEESFRKAMEESPDLIAVDAGSSDPGPHYLGAGKPFTDRAGVKRDLRYMIVAGVKNNIPVVIGTAGGSGAAPHLEWCRQIIHEIAQEEKLSFSMALIPSDVNKEIVHQALDNGKITALDFVPELTHEAIEESTYIVAQMGVEPFQRALKAGAQVVLGGRAYDPACFAALPIMQGFDEGLALHCGKILECAAIAATPGSGSDCAMGIIDDNGFTLKAFNPKRKFTETSAAAHTLYEKSDPYFLPGPGGVLNLKACTFTQVNEGEVYVSGSRHEETPYALKLEGARQVGFRCLTIAGTRDPIMIAGIDTILEEVQASVARNLSLNDDSIRMTFHLYGKNGVMGNHEPMKTAGHELGILLDVVAPTQDIANSVCSLVRSTLLHYGYENRIATAGNLAFPFSPSDIQSGPVYEFSIYHLIEASDALRFDFHIEQVTPEGVQA; encoded by the coding sequence ATGGCACGCACATTTAAGATCTTATCGCCTACGGCTATCCTGGGTTATGGCTTCCCGGAAGAAAGTTTTCGTAAAGCCATGGAAGAGTCACCGGATCTTATTGCTGTTGACGCAGGTTCCTCCGATCCTGGCCCCCACTACCTGGGGGCGGGTAAACCCTTTACCGACCGGGCCGGTGTGAAACGCGATCTGCGCTATATGATTGTGGCAGGCGTTAAGAACAACATCCCTGTCGTGATCGGCACAGCCGGTGGTTCTGGCGCGGCTCCGCACCTGGAGTGGTGTCGCCAGATAATTCATGAGATCGCACAGGAAGAAAAACTGTCCTTCTCAATGGCCCTGATCCCGTCTGATGTCAACAAAGAAATCGTTCATCAGGCGCTGGATAACGGCAAAATCACCGCGCTCGATTTTGTGCCTGAACTGACTCACGAGGCAATCGAAGAGAGCACCTATATTGTCGCGCAAATGGGCGTTGAGCCCTTCCAGCGCGCGCTGAAAGCAGGTGCACAAGTTGTTCTGGGCGGACGAGCCTACGATCCGGCTTGCTTCGCTGCGCTGCCGATTATGCAGGGCTTTGATGAAGGTCTGGCGCTTCATTGCGGTAAGATCCTTGAGTGTGCTGCCATTGCCGCCACCCCTGGCTCTGGCTCAGATTGTGCGATGGGGATTATTGACGACAACGGCTTTACGCTGAAGGCGTTCAATCCCAAGCGTAAGTTCACTGAAACTTCCGCGGCGGCGCACACGCTGTATGAGAAGTCCGATCCGTACTTCCTGCCAGGGCCAGGCGGCGTACTGAACCTGAAAGCGTGCACCTTTACCCAGGTTAACGAGGGCGAAGTGTATGTCAGCGGTTCACGTCATGAAGAAACACCGTATGCGTTGAAACTGGAGGGTGCGCGTCAGGTTGGCTTCCGCTGTCTGACCATCGCCGGCACGCGTGATCCGATAATGATTGCCGGGATTGACACCATTCTCGAAGAGGTTCAGGCCAGCGTTGCGCGTAACCTCTCATTGAATGACGACAGTATCCGTATGACGTTCCACCTGTACGGTAAGAACGGCGTGATGGGCAACCATGAACCAATGAAAACCGCCGGTCATGAACTGGGGATTTTACTGGATGTCGTTGCGCCGACGCAGGATATCGCCAACAGCGTTTGCTCTCTGGTGCGCTCTACCCTGCTGCACTACGGTTATGAAAATCGTATTGCGACCGCGGGCAACCTCGCCTTCCCGTTCTCGCCATCTGATATTCAAAGTGGACCGGTGTATGAGTTCTCGATCTATCACCTGATTGAAGCAAGCGATGCGCTGCGTTTTGATTTCCACATTGAACAGGTGACGCCAGAAGGAGTTCAGGCATGA